The genomic region CGGAGAGCGACAACCTCGCGGTCAAGGGCGTCTACTGGGCCCGCGCCGGCAAGCGCCGCGTGCTCGCCTCCGCGGTGGAGCACCACGCCGTGCTCGACGCCGTGGAGTGGCTGGAGCAGCAGGGCGCCGAGGTGACCTGGCTGCCGGCCGACGGGGTCGGCCGGGTGTCCGCCGAGACGGTCGCCGAGGCGCTGGACGACGACGTGGCGCTGGTCACGACGATGTGGGCGAACAACGAGGTCGGCACCATCAACCCGGTGCACGACATCGCCGCGTTGTGCGCCGAGCGCGGTGTGCCGTTCCACACGGACGCGGTGCAGGCCGTCGGCGCGGTGCCGGTGCACTTCGCCGAGTCGGGCGCGTCCGCGTTGACCATGACCGGCCACAAGGTCGGCGGGCCCTACGGCGTCGGGGTGCTGCTGCTGGCGCGGGACGTGAAGTGCGCGCCGCTGCTGCACGGCGGCGGCCAGGAACGCGACGTCCGCTCCGGCACGCTGGACGTGCCGTCGATCGTCGGGCTCGCGCGTGCGGTGCGGATCGCGGTGCAGGAGCAGGAGCAGCGGGCCGCCGAGCTGGTGGCGTTGCGCGAGGAGCTGATCTCGTCGGTGCGCGCGGTGGTGCCGGACGTGGTCGTCAACGGCGACCCGGTGGACCGGCTGCCCGGCAACGCGCACCTGACGTTCCCCGGCTGCGAGGGCGACAGCCTGCTGATGCTGCTCGACGCGCGCGGCGTCGAGTGCTCCACGGGCTCGGCGTGCACCGCCGGTGTCGCGCAACCGTCCCACGTGTTGCTGGCGATGGGCGTCGAACCGTCGCTGGCGCGCGGGTCCTTGCGGTTCTCGCTCGGGCATACCTCGACCCGTGCCGACGTTGAAAAACTCGCGGACTTGATCGGCCCGGTGGTCGAGCGCGCGCGTACGGCAGGTCTGGCAGGCATGAGGCGGTCCCGGAAGGTGGTCAAGCAGTGAAGGTCCTCGCGGCGATGAGCGGCGGTGTCGACTCCGCGGTGGCGGCGGCCCGTGCCGTTGAAGCGGGACACGACGTGACGGGCGTGCACCTCGCGTTGTCGGCCAAGCCCGGCACCCTGCGCACCGGAGCCCGCGGCTG from Lentzea guizhouensis harbors:
- a CDS encoding cysteine desulfurase family protein; its protein translation is MAYLDHAATTPMHPEAVAAMTEALSTTGNASSLHTSGRRARRAVEEAREDIADALGARPSEVLFTGGGTESDNLAVKGVYWARAGKRRVLASAVEHHAVLDAVEWLEQQGAEVTWLPADGVGRVSAETVAEALDDDVALVTTMWANNEVGTINPVHDIAALCAERGVPFHTDAVQAVGAVPVHFAESGASALTMTGHKVGGPYGVGVLLLARDVKCAPLLHGGGQERDVRSGTLDVPSIVGLARAVRIAVQEQEQRAAELVALREELISSVRAVVPDVVVNGDPVDRLPGNAHLTFPGCEGDSLLMLLDARGVECSTGSACTAGVAQPSHVLLAMGVEPSLARGSLRFSLGHTSTRADVEKLADLIGPVVERARTAGLAGMRRSRKVVKQ